The Topomyia yanbarensis strain Yona2022 chromosome 3, ASM3024719v1, whole genome shotgun sequence nucleotide sequence ctgcaattggctttaagcagtgttttagtaggCGACATtgtctgtctcgtctgcaattgtagtgtgtgattcggATGGGGAGCCTCTTCGAGACCCTAGCTCAACAGCTTCAGTAGAACAATTCTCGAAaaaagaagtattcattccctgcaactcgttctcagatagtttcgcTGTATGAAATATGGTAATCGAACAAATTTAAAAGTGATGCcctgtctacgcccttttgaaaaattgctcttgctgTAATTGCcaaagaaaatcatggagattcataaaccaaaCACAACTCCAAAGTTTTGTTTGAATCGGCGgtagtcatattttgtggtcgaccGGTTTCTTGTGGAATCCCCCTTTACGGGAAACCCGTTTGCTTCCTGCATCTGCACCGCGAAGAACTGTACTAATATATGCGAATTTTGATGTTTTTATCTGTCTTAACATTAATCTTTTTTGAAACATATTCCGTTACCATTATGATTAGGACAACAAAGAGGCGAGTCAGCGATCTTTACCCCAGTTTACTTCTAACTGCCAAAGACAATGGTCACGATACTCAGTACCCTTTTTCCTTTGGCAGAACCAGTGCGAAGTGAACGCCAAAATAGTTGTCAAGCTACGTGCACGGATCAAatacacaaattaaaaaaatcatctgGATCCTAGATATCGATTTATCAACACAAGTGCTTGTGGTTCAATTCTATCAAATTTCATACACATTATCTTTTGCAAATTAGGTGAAACTAAATTTTATTCGAATGATAGATGATATACGACTTTTGTTGTattacgtaaaaacgatttttttgttttttaaaataaaccttatataaacttggcaaccatacataggaaaactgtggttgtttacatctggcccatcaaaacaacacaaaatgaaaaaaaaactatattcattgtacacggaaacgaaaaactacctaaaattgatttcctttgactcaatctcgtggtatcgtgggggaacttaaaattaggtaaaccgtgttgaaggtagtttccatttcaccacggcaaaaattacaactcattgataggttttttatactcaaatttaagttgaatttacctaattttgagtataccccaaacaactcaaaagtaccttcctccacggaagacctcgactgagtcgaatctctcgttttgtttttgacaacactaaaaagtgcgaaagcgacgcacaactcaaaagtaagttaaaagaacttattctgcaggttgttttatttaaccgtgtatggtgttagtgtcaaataaaaataaccctgcgggaaacccgggaaaacatgtgttcatttattctgacagggcatcatttgtcgtgaaattcgaaatgtcaaatccttctgatagtgtcaaatccagactgtcaacatatttcttcattttaaatttaaattttattttcacgtttcctgagttggaaaaatacattgttgaaatcacgaaaatcagctttatcgatgtatgtaataaaaaaagagtttttttctcatttaatgacccaattgctcAAAGTTCCCCGACTCATTGTCGCCGAAATGCGGTATAACTTTTGGAAGGCGTTTCATAAAGCAGGATCCACATTTTCGAATCGCTTTTGCGGGTTCTGCATTTAAAGACTTATGTTCAATTAAGATGGTTtcctaacaaaaaaatatttgtaggtCATTGTTGGCAACCTTCTTCAAAAGTATACCGAGATAAATCCGTAGATTTCCGTACATTTTATCTGCGgatccgtagatctacggagaTTTCCgttgatagtggtgcatcgaggagatcgAGAGGGCTTAAGGGCCTtctttatgttttgtgttttttcatactctgcaccagccccaACTAACGCTCAACCAACAGCACACACTGTGCACATTGGCGAGGCTGActggcgggtcgccgtggacCTTTTCTGTGGGCgttgtttgcaaacattgttaaACAGCTTAATGCCAGTGTTTATGGGCACGGTTCGCGGtgggggtcattgtgtgtcgatttatcggtcgacttcgtcatcgttcacaggttaaataattaattaaagaaatgtacaagtagaaacctatttgttagtttttagtactagtgtacaattgttatgtgctagtcgtatgtctatctgtgtatgtgttcgtctgagtactTGTGACAACTGGATCAGGGAATAGATGCAACTGGCGGATATGATTGAATAGTAGGTAAATCCGGtattcaatttgtgcattccattctattcattcgggaagatcggattggataaattaaggcgGTCTCAATGCGTACGTAACCTACCTTAGTACGTGGAAAATACGTGTTAACGCTAGCAAAACGCAAGTCATCGTCTTCCCACATCGTTATTCAGACCGTCTTAGACCAAAAACGAAGATCAAAATAATGAACAATGAAGTGGAATGGACCAATGATGCTCGATATATTGGAATAATAATGGACAGCAAGCTCTAATTCCGGAAGAACGTGGATGACCGCATCCTCAAAAGCACAATAATGCTGAAAAAACTACCCGATCATCAACCGCCGATCAAAGATCTCCACCACTAATAAACTTGCCATCTACAAACAGGTGGTGTTACCCATGCTAGAATACGGTTCGCCTGTATGGAAGGGCTGTGCACAAACTCACCTCAAGAAGCTGCAGGTGATCCAAAATAAGATCCTTAGGATGATTTTGAACCTACCAATGAGAACAAGGATAACCGAGGTCCACAGACTAGCACATCTCGACCCAATAACAAACAGGCTCGACAGTTACGCCACACGACATCAAGCCAGGTCCTTAGCCTCAGAATGGCAAACCATAAGAAGCATATATCTTTAGCCCCTGTACATAGGTgtaaatagtgtaaatatcTTTTGAGTTCTTTTATTTCGGATAGTTGATAAGTTAGGATAATAATAGTaattaaaaatgaaacaaaataatGTTTAAACCGTTTGATAAATCGCAAGATATACTAATACAAACATGTTAGAAATAACAAAACGCAGAATAAAGCCGcattcagtttcaatattcagtgacgctgctgaaaacgtcaaacgaacaaaccttccatgcagattttcattcggctacgattattacacgaagcgaccgtgcagcaacgaatcaaacgcatcaaagtaggccctggcacaatggaagcgatgatgattgttgtttcatatgctttattggcatttgaaaacattttcctagataattagtgtaattaatatattgtacgatattcaactgaacgaataagatggatagttgaatggATATTATTTATATTCACCGCGAGTTGCAataggttcattttcagccgtcaaaaaagatcttcgattatttttaactctggttggAGCAatcaaaaatgacgctcatattctctagacaacacgttccatggcggcaTGACCGGGAagtctagtgatatggagaatctaactctcttctagcatctctATCATACACCAacaattaagcatcagattcgaATTTATctacgcaaagttacatacacgctagcgcaagcgacatattaatgctcgagcctttcgcgatcaAATTATTACGCAATTACCCACGCAAACTTAGACAGATATGCACCCCTAGACTCGAACGTCAAAACTCACAGCTTCCACGCACACAACTCCACAAGGCTTATAATTAGAATTACACATACAAAAGTACACgcaataattacaggtattctTCTGGCAACCGAACAATGTGCATCTCAAACACAGATCTAATCATCTCAATGATGGCCGTGGATCTGCGTTACccgtgttcaaggcaccatagcttcatccatcaggtcaaggatgtatgaaacccgctagccaccaccctcggccctagctgcccataaagagataaaaaataatagattttgAGAATCGAAAATTTCTTTTCGACGGAATATTACTAAAAATAGGGTGTAGtcccaaagattttttttcggaaattcaaaatttgccgaataatttcaaattaaggttcaagttaccttttttgagcatgtgttagttttaaacgctgggtagtatgggtaggaaaaattgtgttcagctttgtcaccggattatccatttaaaccttttcaaaactctaaaagaagaatatcagccgatttattagatcacaacgattcaaataCAAAgcagctgctggaaaaactatcggtttcgctaaatggtgcttttgaaaaagcggctgtgattttttgtcacactaccacaccgtgctggggtacgcaacacaacagcgcaatgaaaaaaccacagccactttttcaaaagcaccatttagctaagccgatggtttttccagtaggtattttgcatgaattgaatcgtgatgatctaataaatcgactgatattcttctttttgagttttgaaaaggtttaaatggataatctggtggcaaagctgagcacaatttttcttacgcacactaccaagccttgaggtaacttgagccttaaagcaCGGTCGAGGTTTGATGTGAGAGAAAAATAtaagttttttaaaaaaatctcttgagaaaaattttttttcttgaagataatttcaaaaaaaaaggtcTTTCTTGGGATTTGGAACATTTCTTTGACCATTGAATGTTCCAAACTATTAGTGTGAAACAGAATAAAACCAAATGTTACTGACGGTTTAGGTTTTCTACCTAAAAGTTGTGATGATGCATGTCGAGTCCATACATcttcaaaaaacttttaatttcgTTTCGGGAGGGGGCCCTGAGATTGGCTACGTccttttagatattttaaaaCTCCCATGTATCTTGTGAAACGACCTCTGCAGAATGGAAATGCTTCGGTCGGCCGGCTAACAAATTGAACACCACAAatgtatacaataaaatatgcCACCTTTATTTCCTACATACGAAAGCATCACTGTCCTACTCTCGCCCTAGCTGTTTTCTTCCTTCTCATTCTATCGCATTTCTTTTCTTACTCATGGTTTTTCTCTTCTGGGTGCACCCAACATCGTTGTGACCTCTTATCTCGGTTGTGATAGAAGTTGACTCGGTGCCGCTGTACATGTATCGGCCTAATCTGTACGGCGAATTAACTTCATCGCCGATCCGGGCGCTAAACACATCCACATACACGCACACCTCCTGGCTAATCTTCTCGCCGTTAATTTGTGCGGCTTGTGCCCGTTCGGCTACCGACGCGCACTCGTGCGTTCTGTTGACAACGCCTTGCAACCGTCGTGTTGAAGTCCGATGGATTATATGGCCGACGATTCCTCCTGTCAGTTAGTCAGCGCCGTTCAATAGTTGATGGAATTGAGctgtgaacaaaaaaaaactttcctgTAGGAAGGTCTTTTGTTCAGTGTGTCGTCGCCGGATGATTAAGCTTCGATCAGTTCCAACACGAATCGATACGGGAAGATGCCTCCTATCGTCGTCTGGACGTAAGTGCAATTTGGACGGACGGCGTGTGCGATACTTCCCTCGGGATCAATCTACGAAGTAATATCTGATTTGTCCTATGCCGCTCCCGGATTTGCTTGCCGTAGGCCTTTAATCAAAATCCCGGCCGCGTCCGTTCGAATGTCAATCCGTCGACAATCTGGTTAGTTTGCTGATGATTCCGGCACGTGGACAAATCGAACCCGCCGGTTAATGTAGGCACGTTTTGCCGCTTCGACCAGCCTTGCCGACAGCTAGCAGTTGTTTGACAATTTGATACTGGTTTTTTGTGTATGTACTATGTGCGTTTTACCGGAAAGGGAAACACCGAGTTTCGTTGACTTATGGATGACAGTTGCCGTTTTGCTGAGTATGACGTTCGAGCGACCCTTACCGCGTATTTCGATTTTCATACacgtttaatttttctagtGTGTTTTGGGAATAGAGGTGCACACTAAAAAATATCGGAGTAATATTCAATACATAATGACTAACGTAACAATCTCTTGCTTTTCAGTCGGTATGTCCTAAACATGCAGCTATTCGTTGCACCCCAACGACACGAGATGCCCACGTGATCGACCTGTGCTCCCACGCTGGCACGCTGCTAACGGATGACCGCGTTCGAAGCAAACGAATACCAGCCCTGGAATGGCATAAAATATATGGCAACAAAATAAAGCTTGCCTTCGGAACTACCGTATGCCAACTGGAGATATCCAATGGAGACCGGAAGTCTAATATCAGCTCTGCTTCTTTCTTTGACGGTTCCATCGATTCAATCGATTGTAGCCTGGATGTAAGGAATATTGTTCTTTCAACTATTCTAGTTATAATTGCTCACCGATTTTCCATCTGTTTTTAGGAAGCCCCACAGATACGATCCCGGCTTGTTACAACAAAACAATCCAATAGTAGTAGTAGTAACACGTTCGGTGCCAGTGCTGCCATTCAAGAACACAGCGTGTCGACATCAGCAAATAATGTATCCATCACACGAGAGAGCTTTATAGTTCCCTCAACGCAACAGATTGCCGATCGAACCAGTCTCGTACATAATTCCACGTCAGCTAAAGAATCTCGGAACAGTGTTCAACAGGCTAGCGTAGACGATGACGACGATCTGTTCTACATTCCGGAAACACAGGAATGTATCGAGCAAGCTAATGAGTCGGAGATTATTGGTCCAATCAGTAACACCGGTGTCCGTGACGAGAAGGAGGACGATTTTCTACCGTTCGAAACCGAGGACGATGAAAATACCGGTGATGGTCTTTTCAACAATCCTTACGTCGAACAGTCGCAAGATCTTGTACAGAATTTAGAGAAATCGAATAAAACGAACGAACACCGAAAATCTATTCAACCCGACCGTTCTGTCGATTCTATTTCGTTCCGCGgaaaactggtaccggatgaaaCCGATGAAGATTTAAGTAAAATCGAATGGAACGATTCGAAAGCTACCAGCACTGGTAAAGTTGGCGAGGAAGATGTCAGTAAGGAACGAGAGGGATCTGTTACTCCTGATATTTTATTTGACCGGCCAGAATCTGTGCGATCGTTAGGTTTACTGATACCCCAGGAAGGCCGCGTGGAATCTGTTACACCTGATCTTGAGTTTGATCGAATAACTCCACAGCAACCAGATCCGACCTTAGCTAGGAAGCTGTCGCTCAGAAAAGATTCATCCGAAAGCTTAAAGGAACCCGTGCTAGATATAGATGATGTACGGGTCGAGTCTGTAACACCTGATCTTgattttgaaaagaaaaatccGGAAGAGGTAAGTAATTCACTGATTTGAAGTATGAACATATCGTTAGCtttctgtttttaatttttaatcaaattctTTCAGATCTCTGAGGAAGACCCATATCTACAAGAAACACAATTCCTGGCTCCTGAACCCAACCCGGGCGTCCATGCATCGACCAGTGCCTATGACTTGGCTACCCAGTTAGATCCTCTAATCAGTGGTAGGGAATCATCTAAATTCCAAGCCCCTACCACTTACGATGTGCTCACCCAGAAATTGCCCGGTGTGAAACTAAACTCCACTCGATCTTTACAACGCGAAATTGTTATCCCAGTGAATGATTTGCGACGGAACAGGAAAGACATTTCGATTCGAGTCAACAAAGAGATTGAGCTGGATCCGTTCCTGCTTGCCACTCAACCACTGCCCGTGGATGGCTTATGTGACGTATACGATCTGCAGACGCAACCCCTAGGGAAGCACGCAGATGATCAAGTTGTAGTAGACGATGATAACGTAAATGATACGGTTCCATTGTTATTACCAGTcccatcaccaccaccaccacctagCGATGATATCTACGATTTGCAAACACAGCTACTGGAAGCCAAAGGTTCTTATAGCAGTTTACCCGATGATGATCCCGAAATGAGCAAGCTCTTCCGACCACCTGTTAACAGTACCTGCCGACAGTCGGTGCTAGTGAAGCAAATCGATTCCCACGAAGAGGAACaggaaaaaatcatgaaaactgGTCAGTTGAATATTTCTCCATCTTCCAACAAGGAAAATCAGGATGAGATAAGCCAGCCAGACAAGATAAAGTTGGGCGTTGCTAAAAGAAAACTGTCCGTTCTCGCGCCAGAGAACGAGGATACAGTGGAGCTTAGCCAATCGGACGAAGAGTACTGTCTAGCAGCAACGATGCCCATTACAGAAGCTGGTAATCAGaggtaagtttttttttataattatactCGCTTGTCTTCTTTCGCAAATTTACTTAAGAAATAAAAATCCATATAAACCCTGttccaaaaaatgcaaaaccaTATTGCCATTTCCGATGCTAATTCAATGTCTTTTGATTCACCTTCCAGTAAAGAGAGCAACACATCAACCAAAAAAACCTCCCGCAAAAAGGGGAAAAGCGTCTCTTCGAAGACCGGATCCGCTTTCAAAGTACCTGATAACCGTAGCGTAACGTCCAGCACCAAAAGTTCGATTACAAGCGCACCGCAGACACCTCACCCACAAGAGGGCTCTGGTTCGGAACCGTTCGATTTTAATACCCCGGAGCATCCTTTCCTGAACGTGGTAAAGAAGGAGAAAATCTTAGCCGTATCAGATATGCTCAAAAGCCATACCACAGTGAAAACCGATAACGTGACGCGTAAGTACAAGTACATTTTTGGCGATAGTTCCGATGAGGATCAGGAACCGAATGAACCAGTGTTTGTAAAAAAAGACAGCAAAATACAAGTTATGAAATATGATAAAGAAGAGAAAGCCGAGGTAAAGAAAGCCAAGGTTAACAAGATTCCGGAGAGACGATCAAAGCGAGATAAAAAGAAGACTGAGCGATATTCTGATGATGAAGAGGACAGCAAGAGTACAAGGTCAGCAAAATCTAAGTCGAGCAGAGGAAGCACTCGAAGTATAGCCACTGATAATACTTTAAAACCGAAGGTTGATGAATCAGTCGATTATCAGCCGCTTAAGAAACTCGAAGAATCAACTAAAACCAGAAAGAGAAAAGCTGCTGAAGAACCTACTGTGACTGTTCCTGTCGTCTCAGATAGTATAGCCCCAAAAGCAAGCAAGTCTAAAAAATCTGACATTGAGGCAATCGAGCCGAAGGCCGGTCCTTCGAAATCCGACGAGCAACCTATGACGAAGCGCTCGAGTCGTCTCCGTCGAGCGGCAACAGAGGAGATCAAAGTAAGTGATCCATCTAAGGCAGTCAATAAAACTGTCCCTACCGTGGAGGTAAGTCATGACAAAAAAACCGACCTCGCTATACGCATCCGACCATCGAGACGAGTAGCGACAACAGTCATTGGTAAGCTTCCCACCGATGCAGATGAAGATCAAGCTGTATCGAGTGCCTCGGAAGCAGCCAACACCAGTGCTTCCGGTTCGGAGTCATCCGGTACCCGCAAATCGTCTCGGGCCGCAAAACCGCGCCTAATGTTCACGAAGATGAGTCCGGAACCGTACAGGCGCATGATAACGAGAG carries:
- the LOC131688518 gene encoding mediator of DNA damage checkpoint protein 1-like isoform X1, whose protein sequence is MDCQMFLIVGDDRHRLKEGITLIGSAENDRYSVIRLQDGSVCPKHAAIRCTPTTRDAHVIDLCSHAGTLLTDDRVRSKRIPALEWHKIYGNKIKLAFGTTVCQLEISNGDRKSNISSASFFDGSIDSIDCSLDEAPQIRSRLVTTKQSNSSSSNTFGASAAIQEHSVSTSANNVSITRESFIVPSTQQIADRTSLVHNSTSAKESRNSVQQASVDDDDDLFYIPETQECIEQANESEIIGPISNTGVRDEKEDDFLPFETEDDENTGDGLFNNPYVEQSQDLVQNLEKSNKTNEHRKSIQPDRSVDSISFRGKLVPDETDEDLSKIEWNDSKATSTGKVGEEDVSKEREGSVTPDILFDRPESVRSLGLLIPQEGRVESVTPDLEFDRITPQQPDPTLARKLSLRKDSSESLKEPVLDIDDVRVESVTPDLDFEKKNPEEISEEDPYLQETQFLAPEPNPGVHASTSAYDLATQLDPLISGRESSKFQAPTTYDVLTQKLPGVKLNSTRSLQREIVIPVNDLRRNRKDISIRVNKEIELDPFLLATQPLPVDGLCDVYDLQTQPLGKHADDQVVVDDDNVNDTVPLLLPVPSPPPPPSDDIYDLQTQLLEAKGSYSSLPDDDPEMSKLFRPPVNSTCRQSVLVKQIDSHEEEQEKIMKTGQLNISPSSNKENQDEISQPDKIKLGVAKRKLSVLAPENEDTVELSQSDEEYCLAATMPITEAGNQSKESNTSTKKTSRKKGKSVSSKTGSAFKVPDNRSVTSSTKSSITSAPQTPHPQEGSGSEPFDFNTPEHPFLNVVKKEKILAVSDMLKSHTTVKTDNVTRKYKYIFGDSSDEDQEPNEPVFVKKDSKIQVMKYDKEEKAEVKKAKVNKIPERRSKRDKKKTERYSDDEEDSKSTRSAKSKSSRGSTRSIATDNTLKPKVDESVDYQPLKKLEESTKTRKRKAAEEPTVTVPVVSDSIAPKASKSKKSDIEAIEPKAGPSKSDEQPMTKRSSRLRRAATEEIKVSDPSKAVNKTVPTVEVSHDKKTDLAIRIRPSRRVATTVIGKLPTDADEDQAVSSASEAANTSASGSESSGTRKSSRAAKPRLMFTKMSPEPYRRMITRAGGHIVDMPELASILVSDRVYRTYKFLCAIAKGIPIVGQTYLEQVAIKREFVDPWNYILEDLEMERRFKFNLKKSLTMAQETRIFQDYSVIVTTNTMPPPEEVQLIVASAGGRVIKFPVQQPKHTDKVLAVSDQKDKDTWPKLRERFPDIEIISTEGFMLSIMQHYKNFRNYRLA
- the LOC131688518 gene encoding uncharacterized protein LOC131688518 isoform X2, with the translated sequence MDCQMFLIVGDDRHRLKEGITLIGSAENDRYSVIRLQDGSVCPKHAAIRCTPTTRDAHVIDLCSHAGTLLTDDRVRSKRIPALEWHKIYGNKIKLAFGTTVCQLEISNGDRKSNISSASFFDGSIDSIDCSLDEAPQIRSRLVTTKQSNSSSSNTFGASAAIQEHSVSTSANNVSITRESFIVPSTQQIADRTSLVHNSTSAKESRNSVQQASVDDDDDLFYIPETQECIEQANESEIIGPISNTGVRDEKEDDFLPFETEDDENTGDGLFNNPYVEQSQDLVQNLEKSNKTNEHRKSIQPDRSVDSISFRGKLVPDETDEDLSKIEWNDSKATSTGKVGEEDVSKEREGSVTPDILFDRPESVRSLGLLIPQEGRVESVTPDLEFDRITPQQPDPTLARKLSLRKDSSESLKEPVLDIDDVRVESVTPDLDFEKKNPEEISEEDPYLQETQFLAPEPNPGVHASTSAYDLATQLDPLISGRESSKFQAPTTYDVLTQKLPGVKLNSTRSLQREIVIPVNDLRRNRKDISIRVNKEIELDPFLLATQPLPVDGLCDVYDLQTQPLGKHADDQVVVDDDNVNDTVPLLLPVPSPPPPPSDDIYDLQTQLLEAKGSYSSLPDDDPEMSKLFRPPVNSTCRQSVLVKQIDSHEEEQEKIMKTGQLNISPSSNKENQDEISQPDKIKLGVAKRKLSVLAPENEDTVELSQSDEEYCLAATMPITEAGNQSKESNTSTKKTSRKKGKSVSSKTGSAFKVPDNRSVTSSTKSSITSAPQTPHPQEGSGSEPFDFNTPEHPFLNVVKKEKILAVSDMLKSHTTVKTDNVTRKYKYIFGDSSDEDQEPNEPVFVKKDSKIQVMKYDKEEKAEVKKAKVNKIPERRSKRDKKKTERYSDDEEDSKSTRSAKSKSSRGSTRSIATDNTLKPKVDESVDYQPLKKLEESTKTRKRKAAEEPTVTVPVVSDSIAPKASKSKKSDIEAIEPKAGPSKSDEQPMTKRSSRLRRAATEEIKVSDPSKAVNKTVPTVEVSHDKKTDLAIRIRPSRRVATTVIGKLPTDADEDQAVSSASEAANTSASGSESSGTRKSSRAAKPRLMFTKMSPEPYRRMITRAASRKMQR